The following are encoded together in the Raineyella sp. LH-20 genome:
- a CDS encoding DNA-directed RNA polymerase subunit alpha, whose translation MLIAQRPTLSEEVLDEHRSRFVIEPLEPGFGYTLGNSLRRTLLSSIPGAALTSIKIDGNLHEFSTLPGVVEDVTEIILNLKGLVLTSEEDEPVVMYLRKAGAGEVTAADIQPPAGVEVHNPDLHIATLNRDGAIDMEFVVERGRGYVSSDQNKETEHEIGRIPVDSIYSPVLKVSYKVEATRVEQRTDFDRLVVDVETKQSITPRDAVASAGRTLVELFGLFRELNVEAEGVEIGPSPVDDQYATDLALPVEDLNLSVRSYNCLRREGIHTVGELISRSEQDLLDIRNFGSKSIDEVKQQLATMGLALKDSAPGFDPYTYAGAGSDDEDEDTDFAETEQY comes from the coding sequence ATGCTGATCGCACAGCGCCCGACCTTGAGCGAAGAGGTCCTCGACGAGCACCGTTCGCGGTTCGTCATCGAGCCCCTCGAGCCCGGCTTCGGTTACACCCTCGGCAACTCGCTGCGGCGTACGCTGCTCTCCTCGATCCCCGGTGCTGCGCTGACCAGCATCAAGATCGACGGGAACCTGCACGAGTTCTCCACCCTTCCCGGGGTCGTCGAGGACGTCACCGAGATCATCCTCAACCTGAAGGGCCTCGTGCTCACCTCGGAGGAGGACGAGCCGGTCGTCATGTACCTGCGCAAGGCCGGTGCCGGTGAGGTGACCGCCGCCGACATCCAGCCCCCGGCCGGTGTCGAGGTGCACAACCCCGACCTGCACATCGCCACGCTCAACCGTGACGGCGCCATCGACATGGAGTTCGTGGTCGAGCGCGGCCGCGGCTACGTGTCGTCGGACCAGAACAAGGAGACCGAGCACGAGATCGGCCGGATCCCGGTCGACTCGATCTACTCCCCGGTGCTGAAGGTCAGCTACAAGGTGGAGGCCACCCGCGTCGAGCAGCGGACCGACTTCGATCGGCTCGTCGTCGACGTGGAGACCAAGCAGTCGATCACCCCGCGGGACGCGGTCGCGTCTGCCGGCCGTACGCTCGTCGAGCTGTTCGGCCTGTTCCGGGAGCTCAACGTCGAGGCCGAGGGCGTCGAGATCGGCCCGTCGCCGGTGGACGACCAGTACGCCACCGACCTGGCCCTGCCGGTCGAGGACCTCAACCTCTCGGTGCGTTCCTACAACTGCCTGCGTCGTGAGGGCATCCACACCGTGGGTGAGCTCATCTCGCGGTCCGAGCAGGACCTGCTCGACATCCGCAACTTCGGCTCCAAGTCCATCGACGAGGTCAAGCAGCAGCTGGCCACCATGGGCCTGGCGCTCAAGGACAGCGCCCCCGGTTTCGACCCCTACACCTACGCCGGTGCGGGGAGCGACGACGAGGACGAGGACACCGACTTCGCGGAGACCGAGCAGTACTGA
- the rpsD gene encoding 30S ribosomal protein S4 → MARYTGPMTKKSRRLGTDLVGNDKAFERRPYPPGVHGRGRTKDSEYSLQLREKQKARFAYGVLEKQFSRYYEEANRQPGRTGDNLLRILESRLDNVVYRAGFASTRRQARQLVNHGHFLVNGKKVNIPSYRVTDHDIIQVKEKSLNIDPFVVARETHAERSVPAWLESRPNQMKIFVHQLPTREQITVDVQEQLIVELYSK, encoded by the coding sequence ATGGCCCGTTACACCGGCCCCATGACCAAGAAGTCCCGTCGTCTCGGGACTGACCTCGTCGGCAACGACAAGGCGTTCGAGCGCCGCCCGTACCCTCCGGGCGTGCACGGCCGCGGCCGTACCAAGGACTCGGAGTACTCGCTGCAGCTGCGCGAGAAGCAGAAGGCGCGTTTCGCCTACGGCGTGCTGGAGAAGCAGTTCTCCCGCTACTACGAGGAGGCCAACCGCCAGCCCGGCCGTACCGGTGACAACCTGCTGCGCATCCTCGAGTCGCGTCTCGACAACGTCGTGTACCGCGCCGGGTTCGCCTCGACCCGCCGCCAGGCCCGTCAGCTCGTCAACCACGGGCACTTCCTGGTGAACGGCAAGAAGGTCAACATCCCGTCGTACCGCGTGACCGACCACGACATCATCCAGGTCAAGGAGAAGTCGCTCAACATCGACCCGTTCGTGGTCGCCCGCGAGACCCACGCCGAGCGCTCCGTGCCGGCCTGGCTCGAGTCGCGCCCGAACCAGATGAAGATCTTCGTGCACCAGCTGCCGACCCGTGAGCAGATCACGGTCGACGTGCAGGAGCAGCTGATCGTCGAGCTCTACTCGAAGTGA
- the rpsK gene encoding 30S ribosomal protein S11: MATAGRSTGKKVRRKEKKNVVAGQAHIKSTFNNTIISITDPAGQVISWASAGTVGFKGSRKSTPYAAQMAAEAAGRRAMEHGLKRVDVFVKGPGSGRETAIRSLGAIGLEIGPISDVTPVPHNGCRPPKRRRV, encoded by the coding sequence ATGGCTACTGCAGGCCGTAGCACCGGCAAGAAGGTGCGCCGCAAGGAAAAGAAGAATGTGGTCGCCGGCCAGGCCCACATCAAGTCGACCTTCAACAACACGATCATCTCGATCACCGATCCGGCCGGCCAGGTCATCTCCTGGGCCTCCGCCGGCACCGTCGGGTTCAAGGGTTCCCGCAAGTCCACCCCGTACGCCGCTCAGATGGCCGCCGAGGCGGCCGGTCGTCGTGCCATGGAGCACGGCCTGAAGCGCGTCGACGTGTTCGTCAAGGGTCCGGGTTCCGGTCGTGAGACCGCGATCCGTTCGCTGGGCGCCATCGGTCTGGAGATCGGTCCGATCTCCGACGTGACCCCCGTCCCGCACAACGGCTGCCGCCCGCCGAAGCGCCGCCGCGTCTGA
- the rpsM gene encoding 30S ribosomal protein S13 — protein MARLIGVDLPREKRLEVALTYIYGIGHTRALETLAATGISGDKRVHELTEDDLVVLRDFIEANYQTEGDLRREVAADIRRKIEIGSYQGRRHRSGLPVRGQRTRTNARQRKGKRKPVAGKKK, from the coding sequence ATGGCACGCCTGATCGGTGTCGACCTGCCGCGCGAGAAGCGCCTCGAGGTCGCCCTCACCTACATCTACGGCATCGGCCACACCCGCGCGCTCGAGACCCTCGCCGCCACCGGCATCTCGGGCGACAAGCGCGTCCATGAGCTCACCGAGGACGACCTGGTCGTCCTGCGTGACTTCATCGAGGCCAACTACCAGACCGAAGGTGACCTCCGCCGCGAGGTCGCTGCCGACATCCGCCGCAAGATCGAGATCGGCTCCTACCAGGGTCGTCGTCACCGCAGCGGTCTGCCGGTCCGAGGCCAGCGCACCCGCACCAACGCGCGTCAGCGCAAGGGCAAGCGCAAGCCCGTCGCCGGCAAGAAGAAGTGA
- the rpmJ gene encoding 50S ribosomal protein L36, whose amino-acid sequence MKVQPSVKKICDKCKVIRRHGRVMVICENPRHKQRQG is encoded by the coding sequence ATGAAGGTTCAGCCGAGCGTCAAGAAGATCTGCGACAAGTGCAAGGTCATCCGCCGGCACGGTCGCGTGATGGTGATCTGCGAGAACCCGCGCCACAAGCAGCGCCAGGGCTGA
- the infA gene encoding translation initiation factor IF-1: MAKKEGVLELEGTVVEALPNAMFRVELSNGHKVLATISGKMRQHYIRILPSDRVVVEVSAYDLNRGRIVYRHK; this comes from the coding sequence ATGGCAAAGAAGGAAGGCGTTCTCGAGCTCGAGGGCACCGTCGTGGAGGCTCTGCCCAACGCGATGTTCCGGGTCGAGTTGTCCAACGGCCACAAGGTGCTGGCCACCATCAGCGGCAAGATGCGACAGCACTACATCCGCATCCTGCCGAGCGACCGTGTCGTCGTCGAGGTTTCCGCGTACGACCTCAACCGCGGGCGCATCGTCTACCGACACAAGTGA
- a CDS encoding GTP-binding protein LepA, which translates to MPKKQITPGKIRDHVKRLGELYPPIPLSSVDRTVHDPDQVRSRFGHVLNYLARVELEVDRNVLEILTLIPGVEETDRLFYQDVWQPQEIQHGLILDRLSTDVGLPPSTPQLTFTWTIRLLGALAHWRPIQDVSRMLFYLTGASTERQAVLAYNSFTAGLKEIGEEAIAESVIHPIKRQEPGHFAYYRMSAELLAARLRPWQKWLVQQLRTASYTMVGTNGDEAYKRDIGGLMVTFDLDRDLEAYAREIGRLEARVVWANRHGMEFPPYMLASMRESVELYREKGLSTLPARYDLEGHPLVERPEAASLVAVR; encoded by the coding sequence GTGCCCAAGAAGCAGATCACGCCGGGCAAGATCCGGGACCATGTGAAGCGGCTAGGCGAGTTGTACCCACCGATCCCGTTGTCATCGGTCGATCGTACGGTGCATGATCCGGACCAGGTCCGCTCCCGTTTCGGGCACGTGCTGAACTACCTCGCCCGGGTCGAGCTCGAGGTGGACCGCAACGTCCTGGAGATCCTCACGCTGATCCCCGGGGTCGAGGAGACCGACCGCCTCTTCTACCAGGACGTCTGGCAACCGCAGGAGATCCAGCACGGGCTCATCCTCGACCGGTTGTCCACCGACGTCGGACTGCCGCCGTCCACCCCGCAGTTGACGTTCACCTGGACCATCCGCCTGCTCGGGGCGCTGGCGCACTGGCGGCCGATCCAGGACGTCTCCCGGATGCTGTTCTACCTCACCGGCGCGTCGACCGAACGCCAGGCGGTGCTCGCCTACAACAGTTTCACCGCCGGGCTGAAGGAGATCGGTGAGGAGGCCATCGCCGAGTCGGTGATCCACCCGATCAAGCGTCAGGAGCCGGGCCACTTCGCCTACTACCGGATGTCCGCCGAGCTGCTCGCCGCGCGGCTGCGGCCCTGGCAGAAGTGGCTGGTCCAGCAGCTGCGCACCGCCTCGTACACCATGGTCGGCACGAACGGTGACGAGGCGTACAAGCGCGACATCGGTGGGCTGATGGTCACCTTCGATCTGGACCGCGACCTCGAGGCGTACGCCCGCGAGATCGGCCGGCTCGAGGCGCGCGTCGTCTGGGCCAACCGGCACGGGATGGAATTCCCGCCGTACATGCTCGCGAGCATGCGGGAGTCGGTCGAGCTCTACCGGGAGAAGGGGCTCTCGACCCTGCCTGCCCGCTACGACCTCGAGGGCCATCCGCTGGTGGAACGCCCGGAGGCCGCCTCGCTGGTGGCGGTCCGCTGA
- a CDS encoding DUF1707 domain-containing protein gives MSSNLPVPYRYRSEPDKPVPDQEREDLTARVNAAYTDGRLDDDAYHAALDRVFSARTLGELVPVVEAVGAVPTYHEPAIVASTAPNKPGELAEITGPGRAGLLVLAIGGGALLVLIVLLVLLIAL, from the coding sequence ATGAGCAGCAACCTGCCCGTGCCGTACCGCTACCGCTCCGAGCCGGACAAGCCGGTGCCCGACCAGGAGCGGGAGGACCTCACCGCCCGGGTCAACGCGGCCTACACCGACGGCAGGCTGGACGACGACGCCTACCACGCCGCGCTGGACCGGGTGTTCTCCGCCCGGACCCTCGGCGAACTGGTGCCGGTCGTCGAGGCGGTGGGCGCCGTGCCGACCTACCACGAGCCGGCGATCGTCGCCTCGACCGCGCCGAACAAGCCCGGCGAACTCGCCGAGATCACCGGCCCCGGCCGCGCGGGCCTGCTGGTGCTGGCGATCGGTGGGGGTGCGCTGCTGGTGCTGATCGTCCTGCTGGTGCTGCTGATCGCGCTCTGA
- a CDS encoding YaaA family protein: MLILLPPSETKTPRAHGAPTTLESLSFPGLTAARRTVLTALARTSATPDALRVLGVPASLAAEVERNTTVLDSPATPAGRLYSGVLYDALDLATLTGPARRRANSWLVVVSAAYGALRMTDRVGGYRLAMDVDLPGVGRLGPWWREQLAGELTAVAGQGLVVDCRSTTYLPAWHPSGAVARRWVRVQVPGASHHAKHTRGLVARHLCREGSAARTPAALAAGLADAFDVRLDPPARPGRAWELQVS; the protein is encoded by the coding sequence GTGCTGATCCTGCTGCCCCCCTCGGAGACCAAGACCCCGCGGGCCCACGGCGCCCCGACGACGCTGGAGTCGCTCTCCTTCCCGGGGCTCACCGCGGCCCGGCGTACGGTGCTGACCGCGTTGGCGCGGACCTCCGCGACACCGGACGCGCTCCGGGTGCTCGGCGTCCCGGCCTCGCTGGCGGCGGAGGTGGAGCGCAACACGACGGTGCTGGACTCCCCCGCCACGCCCGCCGGACGGCTCTACTCCGGGGTGCTCTACGACGCGCTCGACCTGGCCACGCTCACCGGCCCGGCCCGTCGCCGGGCCAACTCCTGGCTGGTGGTGGTGTCCGCGGCGTACGGCGCGCTGCGGATGACCGACCGGGTCGGCGGCTACCGGCTGGCGATGGACGTCGACCTGCCCGGGGTCGGCCGGCTGGGTCCGTGGTGGCGGGAGCAGCTGGCCGGGGAGCTGACCGCCGTCGCCGGCCAGGGACTGGTGGTGGACTGCCGCTCCACCACCTATCTGCCGGCCTGGCACCCGTCCGGAGCGGTGGCCCGGCGCTGGGTCCGGGTCCAGGTGCCCGGGGCGAGCCACCACGCCAAACACACCCGCGGCCTGGTCGCCCGACACCTGTGCCGCGAGGGCTCGGCGGCCCGCACCCCCGCCGCGCTGGCCGCCGGCCTGGCCGACGCGTTCGACGTACGGCTCGATCCGCCGGCCCGGCCCGGCCGGGCGTGGGAGCTGCAGGTCAGCTGA
- a CDS encoding ABC transporter ATP-binding protein, with translation MTAPQSKLELTNVTKVFYPHTVNERVALKAVSLTLREGDFVTIIGSNGAGKSTLLNVIAGVHRPEAGSIRIDGHEVSRLADFQRARDISRVFQDPMAGTSPHMTIEQNLAMALSRGRRRGLGRGVSARKRKRFREELATLELGLEDRLGVRVGMLSGGQRQALSLLMATFSEPEILLLDEHTAALDPQRAALVTRLTGEAVKRHGLTALMVTHNMEQALQLGNRLIMMHEGEVIFEIDAAEKAKATVPDLLSEFGKVRGATEALSDRTLLG, from the coding sequence ATGACCGCCCCTCAGTCGAAGCTCGAGCTGACGAACGTCACCAAGGTCTTCTACCCGCACACCGTCAATGAGCGGGTCGCCCTGAAGGCGGTCTCGCTCACCCTGCGGGAGGGTGACTTCGTCACCATCATCGGCTCCAACGGCGCCGGCAAGTCGACCCTGCTCAACGTCATCGCCGGCGTGCATCGGCCGGAGGCGGGCAGCATCCGGATCGACGGCCACGAAGTCTCCCGGCTGGCCGATTTCCAGCGGGCCCGTGACATCAGCCGGGTCTTCCAGGACCCGATGGCGGGCACCTCGCCGCACATGACCATCGAGCAGAACCTGGCGATGGCGCTCTCCCGGGGCAGGCGCCGCGGTCTCGGCCGTGGGGTCTCGGCCCGCAAGCGGAAGCGATTCCGTGAGGAGCTCGCCACGCTCGAGCTCGGCCTGGAGGACCGGCTCGGGGTCCGGGTGGGGATGCTGTCCGGTGGTCAGCGCCAGGCGCTGTCGCTGCTGATGGCGACCTTCAGCGAGCCCGAGATCCTGCTGCTGGACGAGCACACCGCCGCGCTCGACCCGCAGCGGGCCGCGCTGGTCACCCGGCTCACCGGGGAAGCGGTCAAGCGGCACGGCCTGACCGCGTTGATGGTCACCCACAACATGGAGCAGGCGCTGCAGCTCGGCAACCGGCTGATCATGATGCACGAGGGCGAAGTGATCTTCGAGATCGACGCCGCGGAGAAGGCGAAGGCGACCGTGCCGGACCTGCTCAGTGAGTTCGGCAAGGTGCGGGGCGCCACCGAGGCGCTCAGCGACCGTACGCTGCTCGGCTGA
- a CDS encoding ABC transporter permease, with protein MIVALDLGFIFAVMALGVYISFRILDFADLTVDGSFTSGAATTAALIVAGVNPWLATAAAILVGLAAGAITGVLHAKGGINPLLAGILTQIALYSINLRIMGKANVPLLRADTIVTPLREAKVLGTPVSVLIFLAVAAVLTALLIWLLSTDFGLAMQATGDNQAMIRSLGVNTDAMKIVGLALSNGLVALCGALIAQYQGFADIGMGIGLIVAGLASVIIGQAIFGQRTVLIAASAAVIGSVIYRLVIQLALMIGFNPNDMKLISAVLVVIALLLPRWDVVRRIGARRQERLQKLTEPYGEGAAAVAATTGEHTTDAGQENAR; from the coding sequence ATGATCGTCGCCCTGGACCTGGGGTTCATCTTCGCCGTGATGGCCTTGGGGGTCTATATCTCCTTCCGGATCCTCGACTTCGCCGACCTGACGGTCGACGGGTCGTTCACCAGTGGTGCGGCGACCACCGCCGCGCTGATCGTCGCCGGGGTGAACCCGTGGCTGGCCACCGCGGCGGCGATCCTGGTCGGCCTCGCCGCAGGCGCGATCACCGGCGTGCTGCACGCCAAGGGCGGGATCAACCCGCTGCTGGCCGGGATCCTGACCCAGATCGCGCTGTACTCGATCAACCTGCGGATCATGGGCAAGGCGAACGTCCCGCTGCTGCGGGCCGACACGATCGTCACCCCGCTGCGGGAGGCCAAGGTGCTCGGCACGCCGGTCTCGGTGCTGATCTTCCTGGCCGTCGCGGCGGTGCTGACCGCCCTGCTGATCTGGCTGCTGTCGACCGACTTCGGCCTGGCCATGCAGGCGACCGGCGACAACCAGGCGATGATCCGCTCGCTGGGGGTGAACACCGATGCGATGAAGATCGTCGGCCTGGCGCTGTCCAACGGGCTGGTCGCCCTCTGCGGGGCGCTGATCGCCCAGTACCAGGGCTTCGCGGACATCGGCATGGGGATCGGCCTGATCGTCGCCGGCTTGGCGTCGGTGATCATCGGCCAGGCGATCTTCGGGCAGCGTACGGTCCTCATCGCCGCCTCGGCGGCGGTGATCGGCTCGGTGATCTACCGGCTGGTCATCCAGTTGGCGCTGATGATCGGCTTCAACCCGAACGACATGAAGCTGATCTCCGCGGTGCTCGTCGTGATCGCGCTGCTGCTGCCGCGCTGGGACGTGGTCCGCCGGATCGGCGCCCGACGCCAGGAGCGCCTGCAGAAGCTGACCGAGCCGTACGGCGAGGGGGCCGCCGCCGTCGCCGCCACGACCGGCGAGCACACGACGGATGCCGGACAGGAGAACGCGCGATGA
- a CDS encoding ABC transporter substrate-binding protein: MKSARLGVLGAIAAASMFLAACGNSAGSGAGAQSSASKTYTIGITQIVSHPSLDASREGFKKALADAGLTVDYDEQNAQGDQATATSIATKFASDKKDLVLAIATPTAQAAAQAIADTPILFTAVTDPVSAQLVTSLDAPGGNVTGTTDLNPVAKQIGLVKQLRPQAATVGIIYSSGEVNSAVQVKLAREAAAQQGLTVKEVAVSNSAEVQQGAQSLAGVDAIYVPTDNVVVSALESVIQVGETRKIPVIAGEGDSVKRGTVATYGIDYTKLGYQTGQMAVKILTTGAKPATMPVESQSDVQLVINKAAAERMGVTIPDDLAKQAAQTY, translated from the coding sequence ATGAAGTCAGCCCGTCTCGGGGTGCTCGGCGCGATCGCCGCCGCCTCGATGTTCCTCGCAGCCTGTGGCAATTCGGCCGGCTCGGGTGCCGGCGCCCAGTCGTCGGCCAGCAAGACCTACACGATCGGGATCACCCAGATCGTCTCGCACCCGTCGCTCGACGCCTCGCGCGAGGGGTTCAAGAAGGCCCTCGCCGACGCCGGGCTGACGGTCGACTACGACGAGCAGAACGCCCAGGGCGACCAGGCGACCGCGACCTCGATCGCCACCAAGTTCGCCTCGGACAAGAAGGACCTGGTGCTCGCCATCGCCACGCCGACCGCGCAGGCCGCGGCCCAGGCGATCGCCGACACCCCGATCCTCTTCACCGCGGTCACCGACCCGGTGTCCGCGCAGCTGGTGACCTCCCTCGACGCGCCGGGCGGCAACGTCACCGGCACCACCGACCTCAACCCGGTCGCCAAGCAGATCGGCCTGGTCAAGCAGCTGCGGCCGCAGGCCGCCACCGTCGGCATCATCTACAGCTCCGGCGAGGTCAACTCGGCAGTCCAGGTGAAGCTGGCCCGCGAGGCGGCCGCCCAGCAGGGGCTGACCGTCAAGGAGGTCGCGGTCTCCAACTCCGCCGAGGTGCAGCAGGGCGCGCAGTCGCTCGCCGGGGTCGACGCCATCTATGTCCCGACCGACAATGTCGTGGTCTCCGCGCTGGAATCGGTGATCCAGGTCGGGGAGACCCGGAAGATCCCGGTGATCGCCGGTGAGGGCGACTCCGTCAAGCGCGGCACGGTCGCGACGTACGGCATCGACTACACCAAGCTCGGCTACCAGACCGGCCAGATGGCGGTGAAGATCCTCACCACCGGTGCCAAGCCGGCCACCATGCCGGTCGAGTCGCAGTCCGACGTGCAGCTCGTCATCAACAAGGCGGCCGCTGAGCGGATGGGCGTCACCATCCCCGACGACCTGGCCAAGCAGGCCGCTCAGACCTACTGA
- a CDS encoding DUF4395 domain-containing protein, translated as MARRAHPAHTARTSTAPAAGTGRPSDPAGTSGAETPTPVRIDPRGPRFGAIITSVLLAVTLLLGPTWGLVPLGIQTLAFIGGSVFGLSRQPWGWIYRAWVRPRLGPPAELEDEAPPRFAQTVGLVFAVLALVGALTGLAPLFWAATGVAFIAAFLNAAFDFCLGCETYLLVQRLRARTPHPSV; from the coding sequence ATGGCCCGCCGCGCCCATCCCGCCCACACCGCCCGTACCTCCACGGCTCCTGCCGCCGGCACCGGCCGGCCGTCCGACCCTGCCGGCACGTCCGGGGCCGAGACCCCGACTCCGGTCCGGATCGACCCCCGCGGCCCGCGGTTCGGGGCGATCATCACCTCGGTGCTGCTAGCCGTCACGCTCCTGCTGGGCCCCACCTGGGGCCTGGTCCCGCTGGGCATCCAGACGCTCGCCTTCATCGGCGGCTCCGTGTTCGGCCTGTCCCGCCAGCCCTGGGGCTGGATCTACCGCGCCTGGGTCCGGCCGCGGCTGGGCCCGCCGGCCGAGCTGGAGGACGAGGCACCGCCGCGCTTCGCCCAGACGGTCGGGCTGGTCTTCGCCGTGCTCGCACTGGTCGGTGCACTGACCGGCCTCGCTCCGCTGTTCTGGGCCGCGACCGGCGTCGCGTTCATCGCCGCCTTCCTCAACGCCGCGTTCGACTTCTGTCTCGGCTGCGAGACGTACCTGCTGGTGCAGCGATTGCGCGCCCGTACGCCGCACCCGTCGGTCTGA